Below is a genomic region from Xylophilus sp. GW821-FHT01B05.
CTATGGCATCTGCGTGCCTGAAGAATTGGGCGGCGCCGGCCTGGATTACCTGAGCCTGGCGCTGGTGCTGGAAGAAGTCGCCGCCGGCGACGGCGGCACCAGCACCGCGATCAGCGTCACCAACTGCCCGGTCAATGCCATCCTGCTGCGCTACGGCAACCCGCAGCAGCAGCGCCAGTGGCTGGAGCCGCTGGCCCAGGGCCGCATGCTGGGCGCGTTCTGCCTGACCGAGCCGCAGGCCGGCAGCGATGCCTCGTCCCTGCGCAGCACGGCGCGGCGCGAGGGCGACCACTACGTGCTGGACGGCAGCAAGCAGTTCATCACCAGCGGCAAGAACGGCCAGGTGGCCATCGTCATCGCCGTGACCGACAAGGCCGCCGGCAAGCGCGGCATGAGCGCCTTCCTGGTGCCCACCGACGCGCCGGGCTACACCGTGGCGCGGCTGGAGGACAAGCTGGGCCAGCACAGCAGCGACACCGCGCTGGTGCAGCTGGACGGCTGCCGCATCCCGGTAGAGAACCGCATCGGCGCGGAAGGCGAGGGCTACAAAATTGCCCTGGGCGGGCTGGAAGGCGGGCGCATCGGCATTGCCGCGCAAAGCATAGGCATGGCGCGCAGCGCCTTCGAAGTGGCGCTGCAGTACGCCAAAGAGCGCCAGGCCTTCGGCGGCGCCATCTTCGAGCAGCAGGCCGTGGGCTTCAGGCTGGCCGACTGCGCCACGCAGATCGAGGCCGCGCGCCAACTGGTCTGGCATGCGGCCGCGCTGCGCGACGCCGGCCGGCCTTGCCTGCAGGAGGCGGCCATGGCCAAGCTGTTCGCCAGCGAGATGGCCGAGCGCGTCTGCAGCGCGGCCATCCAGACGCTGGGCGGCTACGGCTATGTGAATGACTTCCCGCTGGAGCGCATCTACCGCGACGTGCGCGTGTGCCAGATCTATGAGGGCACCTCAGACATCCAGCGCTTGCTGATCCAACGCGCGCTGGCCTAAAAAAAAGGCCGTGGCAGAAGCCACGGCCTTAAGGCAAAGCTTAGACGCTATGCCAACCCTGAAGAGAATGGTGCGGTGGTGGTGCTTAGTCGCCCACCTTGTCCGACGGAAATTTCAAGAAGTCCTTGAGCAGGTAGTTCATCGGTACGCGCAGGTTGCGGCCGTTGGGCGGGATCGGGGACTCGAACCACTGGCGGTAGATCTGGTGCAGGCGGCGCTCGTAGACCATGCGCAGCATCTCTGCGTCCACCAGCTTCTTGAAGGCCGGGTCGTCCTTGCGCAGCATGATGGCCAGCGGCTCGATGGACAAAAACTTGCCCACCACCTGCAGTGATTCCGGGTCTGCGGACGCGGCGCGAAAGCTGTAGAGCAGGATGTCGTCCATCATGTAGGCGTCAACCTGCTTGCGCTGCAGCAGGTCGAAGCAGCCCTGGTCGTCCTTGCATTCGCTGATCTGCAGGCCCAGGCTCAGCTCGGTGTTCTTGGTGCGGATGACGCCCACCGATGTTGTGCCCTCGGTTGTGGCGATGCGCTTGCCGCGCATGTCTTCCAGGCGCTGTATGCCCGAGTCGGTGTGCACCATCATGCGTGTGCCGGCGATGTAGCCGGGCACGGTGAAGGCCACGCCGATCTTCTCGCGCCGCTCGCGCGTGTTGGTGGTGTTGGCGCATTCCAGGTCGACGCGGCCCTCGGTCACGGCCGGGAAGCGCTCCTTGCTGTCCACCGCCAGGTAGCGCACGGCCAGTGTGGGCAGCTTCAGCTCGTTGCGCACCGCTTCGACAATGCTCTTGCAGAGGTCGATCGCATAGCCCATCGGCTGGGCCTGGCCCGGCACGGTGTATGAGAAAGGAACGGCGTCGACGCGGTAGCCGATGACGATCTCGCGGCTGCTGCGGATCTTCTCCAGCGTGTCGCTGGCCCAGGCCGGGGCCGCCAGCAGCACCGTGGCCAGGCAGGCGCAGAGGGTGGCCTGGTACGCAGGCATCAGGCCACCGTGCCCATGCTGGTGCTCATGGCATCCGCCGTACGAAAGCGCGACACCACCGCCGCCAGCATGCGCGCCTGGGACTGCAGCGATGCGGCGGCTGCCGTGCTCTGCTCCACCAGGGCGGAGTTTTGCTGGGTCATGCCTTCCAGCTCCACCATCGCGGTGTTCAGCTCGGCAATGCCGGCGTGCTGCAGATGGGAGCTGGTGCTGATCTCGTCGATGATGTCTTTCACGCGGTGAAAGCTGGAGACGATGGCCTGCATCTGGGCGCCGGTGTCTTGCACCAGCCGTGACCCCGATGCAATGCGCTGCGCTGATGCGCCGATCAAGACCTTGATTTCCTTGGCGGCGTTGGCGGCGTGCTGCGCCAGGCTGCGCACTTCGCTGGCCACCACGGCAAAGCCGCGGCCGTGCACGCCGGCCCGCGCCGCCTCGACTGCGGCGTTGAGCGCCAGGATATTGGTCTGGAAGGCAATGCCATCGATGACGCCGACGATGTCGGCTATACGGTGTGAAGAGGCGCTGATCTCGGCCATGGTGCTGACCACCTCGGCCACGGCCGCGCCACCCTGCACCGCCACCGAGGCGGCGTCTGACGCCTGCTGGCTGGCAGCGCCGGCGGATTCGACCGAGCGCTGCACGCTTTCGGTCAGGCCGGCCATAGAGTGCGCCGTGCGCTGCAGGTTGCTGGCGGTGTATTCGGTGCGCTGGGACAGGTCGGTATTGCCAGCCGCGACCTCGGTGCTGGCCAGCTCGATGCTCAGCGAGGATTCACGCATCTGGCCGACCAGGCGGCGCAGCGATGTCTGCATATGGGCCAGCGCCTGCATCAGGCGGGCGGTCTCGTCGTTTCCGTCCAGGTCGAAGCTGCCGTCCAGGTCGCCGTCGGCGATGCGGCCTGCTGCTGCGACCGCCTGGTCGAGTGGGCCGCACAGTGAGCGCAGGGTCAGGGCCATCAAGGGCAGGAAGATGGCCAGGGTCAGGCCCACCAGCAGCAGCCGGGCGCCGGAGTCGCGTGCCGACTTGGCCTGGATCTCATCCCGCACCAGCAGGGTCTGGGCCTGCTGCGCCTTGAGCACCTCGCTCAGGCCGGCCTGCAGGGCATCGAGTGCGCCATCAGCGCTTTGGGCATAGGCGGCGGCCGCGCTGGCGTCCATCTTGGCGTCGCCCAATTGCGTGGCAATGGGGTTGATGACGGTTTCTACTTCAGTCAGCAGGGCGGGCTGCTGGGCGAAGAACTTCGCCGCCTCGGTGCCTGCCGTGCTCGCTTCGCCGGCCATGGCCTGGCCGCCGTCGCGCAATTGGGTCATCTCCTTCTTCCAGAGCGTGTGCACGCGCTCCACGTCGGAGGGGTTGGATACGGCGACCGCGATCATCTCGGCCTGGTAGCGCCGCACGCTGGCCATGGATTCGCGCAGTGCCGCAATCTGCTGGCCGGTGCGGTTCTGGTGGTCGAACAACGCCGTGATCGTGGCAATGGATTCACGTGTGGACCAGGTGCTCCAGGCCGCCAGTACCAACAGCGACAGGCTGACCATGGCCATCACCAGGTAGAAGCGTGAGCGCACAGAGATACGACGGACCGAGAGCATGGGGTTCTTCCTAAAGCAGTGGGGAGGCCGGCAAGGTGCGGGGTGCTTGCTGCACCCCGCACCAGCAAGACCTGGGCCTTAGAAGTTGTGGCGCACGCCCACAGCGAAGGAGCGGAAATCACCGCCGTACAGGCCGGCCGAGCTGTCCGCCACCTTGGTGACAAAGGTATAGACCTTGGTGCGCTTGCTCAGGTTGTAGTTGTAGGCCAGCGTGTACTGGCGTGCCGAGCTGTCTGCCACCTGGCTGGACTTGCCGGCTGCACCCACGTTGACGTGGAACTCGCTGGCGCCCAGCGCATACATGCCGACCAGGCGCACGTTGGTGCGGGTGCCGGTTTCGAGGAAGGAGCTGTTGGCGAAGGCGT
It encodes:
- a CDS encoding acyl-CoA dehydrogenase family protein, with the protein product MLLTPDQEAIRDAVRDFAQKELWPHAPRWDREHHFPREAHQGLAALGAYGICVPEELGGAGLDYLSLALVLEEVAAGDGGTSTAISVTNCPVNAILLRYGNPQQQRQWLEPLAQGRMLGAFCLTEPQAGSDASSLRSTARREGDHYVLDGSKQFITSGKNGQVAIVIAVTDKAAGKRGMSAFLVPTDAPGYTVARLEDKLGQHSSDTALVQLDGCRIPVENRIGAEGEGYKIALGGLEGGRIGIAAQSIGMARSAFEVALQYAKERQAFGGAIFEQQAVGFRLADCATQIEAARQLVWHAAALRDAGRPCLQEAAMAKLFASEMAERVCSAAIQTLGGYGYVNDFPLERIYRDVRVCQIYEGTSDIQRLLIQRALA
- a CDS encoding amino acid ABC transporter substrate-binding protein, whose amino-acid sequence is MPAYQATLCACLATVLLAAPAWASDTLEKIRSSREIVIGYRVDAVPFSYTVPGQAQPMGYAIDLCKSIVEAVRNELKLPTLAVRYLAVDSKERFPAVTEGRVDLECANTTNTRERREKIGVAFTVPGYIAGTRMMVHTDSGIQRLEDMRGKRIATTEGTTSVGVIRTKNTELSLGLQISECKDDQGCFDLLQRKQVDAYMMDDILLYSFRAASADPESLQVVGKFLSIEPLAIMLRKDDPAFKKLVDAEMLRMVYERRLHQIYRQWFESPIPPNGRNLRVPMNYLLKDFLKFPSDKVGD
- a CDS encoding methyl-accepting chemotaxis protein, with product MLSVRRISVRSRFYLVMAMVSLSLLVLAAWSTWSTRESIATITALFDHQNRTGQQIAALRESMASVRRYQAEMIAVAVSNPSDVERVHTLWKKEMTQLRDGGQAMAGEASTAGTEAAKFFAQQPALLTEVETVINPIATQLGDAKMDASAAAAYAQSADGALDALQAGLSEVLKAQQAQTLLVRDEIQAKSARDSGARLLLVGLTLAIFLPLMALTLRSLCGPLDQAVAAAGRIADGDLDGSFDLDGNDETARLMQALAHMQTSLRRLVGQMRESSLSIELASTEVAAGNTDLSQRTEYTASNLQRTAHSMAGLTESVQRSVESAGAASQQASDAASVAVQGGAAVAEVVSTMAEISASSHRIADIVGVIDGIAFQTNILALNAAVEAARAGVHGRGFAVVASEVRSLAQHAANAAKEIKVLIGASAQRIASGSRLVQDTGAQMQAIVSSFHRVKDIIDEISTSSHLQHAGIAELNTAMVELEGMTQQNSALVEQSTAAAASLQSQARMLAAVVSRFRTADAMSTSMGTVA